A genomic region of Mycobacterium senriense contains the following coding sequences:
- a CDS encoding SigB/SigF/SigG family RNA polymerase sigma factor, with translation MTNVISATRPAPPRTTRTDDSYDDVVDMFVALHQLPAESHEFAHQRERIVSRCLPLADHVASHFARRGEGLEDLIQVARLGLMNAVNRFDPTKGPSFIGFAVPTMMGEVRRYFRDYSWGMRVPRRLRELHVQISRTTADLSQQLGRAPTAGELSRVLEVPHEEIVECLVAGDAYRLDSLDAPLGADSSGTPRSVADSVGDIDPQIEHITNREALRVLVATLPQREREVLRMRFFEAMTQSQIAERIGVSQMQVSRILANTLSSLRDQLE, from the coding sequence ATGACCAATGTAATTTCCGCAACTCGTCCCGCGCCACCGCGTACCACCAGGACCGACGATTCATACGACGATGTCGTCGACATGTTTGTGGCGCTACACCAGTTGCCCGCCGAATCGCACGAGTTCGCCCACCAGCGCGAACGCATCGTTTCTCGATGCCTGCCGCTGGCGGACCACGTGGCCAGCCACTTCGCCCGCCGCGGCGAAGGTCTCGAGGATCTGATCCAGGTCGCGCGGCTGGGGCTGATGAACGCCGTCAACCGATTCGACCCCACGAAGGGCCCCAGCTTCATCGGGTTCGCGGTGCCCACCATGATGGGCGAGGTCCGGCGTTACTTCCGCGACTACAGCTGGGGAATGCGCGTCCCACGGCGGTTGCGCGAGCTGCACGTTCAGATCAGCAGGACGACCGCGGACCTGTCCCAACAGCTCGGGCGCGCGCCCACCGCGGGCGAGCTCTCTCGGGTACTCGAGGTGCCCCACGAGGAGATCGTCGAATGCCTCGTCGCGGGCGACGCCTATCGGCTCGACTCCCTGGATGCACCGCTGGGCGCCGACAGTTCGGGAACGCCGCGCTCGGTGGCCGACTCGGTCGGTGACATCGATCCACAGATCGAGCACATCACCAACCGGGAAGCGCTGCGGGTGCTGGTTGCCACCCTCCCGCAGCGTGAACGTGAGGTGCTGCGCATGCGGTTCTTCGAAGCCATGACGCAAAGCCAGATCGCGGAGCGGATCGGCGTGTCACAGATGCAGGTGTCCCGCATCCTGGCAAACACGCTGAGCAGCCTGCGCGATCAACTCGAATAG
- a CDS encoding cutinase family protein: MLSPIWTLLIGPVTAASADPCPDVEVVFARGTTEPPGVGRIGQNFVDTLRSHVGGKSVGVYPVNYPATTDFPTAADGISDAGSHVEQMATNCPRTKTVLGGYSQGAAVMGFVTESAVPDGVHLVRALQPMPAEVASHVAAVTLFGKPSSQFMSIINQPPVDIGPLYSAKTLELCVPGDPVCSGAGNPAAHRQYVEAGMVDQAADFAANRLS; encoded by the coding sequence GTGCTGTCGCCGATTTGGACTCTGCTCATCGGCCCGGTCACGGCGGCGTCCGCGGATCCGTGCCCCGACGTCGAGGTCGTGTTCGCCCGGGGCACCACCGAGCCGCCCGGCGTCGGCCGCATCGGCCAGAACTTCGTCGACACCTTGCGCTCACACGTCGGCGGTAAGTCGGTCGGCGTGTACCCGGTCAACTATCCGGCCACCACCGACTTCCCCACCGCCGCCGACGGCATCAGCGACGCCGGCAGCCACGTCGAACAGATGGCGACGAATTGCCCCCGCACCAAGACGGTGCTGGGTGGCTACTCGCAGGGCGCCGCGGTGATGGGCTTTGTGACCGAAAGCGCTGTGCCGGACGGCGTGCACCTGGTGCGGGCGCTCCAGCCGATGCCGGCCGAAGTGGCCAGCCACGTGGCCGCGGTGACGCTGTTCGGCAAGCCGTCGAGTCAGTTCATGAGCATCATCAACCAGCCGCCGGTCGACATCGGGCCGCTGTATTCGGCGAAAACGCTCGAGTTGTGTGTCCCCGGCGACCCGGTCTGCTCCGGGGCGGGCAACCCCGCCGCGCACCGCCAGTACGTCGAGGCCGGGATGGTGGACCAGGCGGCCGATTTCGCCGCCAACCGGCTCTCGTAA
- a CDS encoding N-acyl-D-amino-acid deacylase family protein, whose amino-acid sequence MQYDTVITNGRWFDGTGGPSALRDIGVRDGRVVTVAKGPLDTTGARVIDATGQWVIPGIIDIHTHYDIETLCEPALSESLRHGVTTVMLGSCSLSTVYLDNVDAGDIFGRVEAIPRRYVIEQLNEIRSWNSPKEYVASLEQLNLGPNIAAFIGHSDMRAATMGLDRATRKDTRPSAAELARMESMLEEALDEGFVGLSSQQLMFDKLDGEVCRSRTLPSTYAKPRELRRLNAILRRRNKILQSGPDIKNPLSVVSQLATSLGVGRRRLKTSLLSAADVKSLPPVIYLMDWLARMVNALGAEFRWQHLPVPFEVYADGISLVIFEEFGSGAAALHLQDEITRNELMRDEDYRRQFRKDYDQKYGPRVWHRDFFDAEIVACPDESVVGKSFGQVGLDRGGLHPVDAFLDLVLEHGEKLRWRTTISNHRPELLKKLAQSAGVQMGFSDAGAHLRNMAFYNSGLRLLRHVRDAEKQGRPFMSMEHAVHRLTGELGAWYELDAGTLREGDRADIVIINPDKLDESLERYAEHPVESYGGLSRMVNRNDETVTAVLVSGKLAFGAGEPSPELGEQRLGEFLRAGGSARKLAHTG is encoded by the coding sequence ATGCAGTACGACACCGTGATCACCAACGGCCGCTGGTTCGACGGGACAGGCGGGCCGTCGGCGCTGCGGGACATCGGCGTACGGGACGGCCGCGTCGTGACCGTCGCCAAGGGGCCACTCGACACGACCGGAGCCCGGGTCATCGATGCGACGGGCCAGTGGGTGATTCCCGGCATCATCGACATCCACACCCACTACGACATCGAAACACTTTGTGAGCCTGCGCTTTCCGAATCGCTGCGGCACGGCGTGACGACGGTGATGCTGGGCTCCTGCTCGCTGTCCACCGTGTACCTGGACAACGTCGACGCGGGCGACATCTTCGGCCGCGTCGAGGCCATTCCGCGGCGCTACGTCATCGAACAGCTCAACGAAATCCGGTCGTGGAACAGCCCCAAGGAATATGTGGCCTCGCTCGAGCAGCTGAACCTGGGTCCCAACATCGCGGCGTTCATCGGCCACTCCGACATGCGAGCCGCGACGATGGGCCTGGACAGGGCGACCCGCAAGGACACTCGCCCGTCGGCCGCCGAACTCGCGCGGATGGAGTCGATGCTCGAGGAGGCTCTCGACGAAGGCTTCGTCGGGCTGTCCTCGCAGCAACTGATGTTCGACAAACTCGACGGTGAGGTCTGCCGGTCGCGGACCCTGCCGTCGACCTATGCGAAGCCGCGTGAACTCCGGCGCCTGAACGCGATCCTGCGGCGGCGCAACAAAATCCTGCAGTCGGGCCCCGACATCAAGAACCCGCTGTCGGTCGTGTCCCAGCTGGCCACGTCGCTCGGGGTCGGGCGTCGGCGGTTGAAGACCAGCCTGCTGTCGGCCGCCGACGTCAAGTCCCTGCCCCCGGTCATCTATCTGATGGACTGGCTCGCCCGGATGGTCAACGCGCTGGGTGCGGAATTCCGCTGGCAGCACCTGCCCGTGCCGTTCGAGGTCTACGCCGACGGGATCTCGCTGGTGATCTTCGAAGAGTTCGGCTCCGGCGCCGCGGCGCTGCACCTGCAGGACGAGATCACCCGCAACGAGCTGATGCGCGACGAGGACTACCGGCGTCAGTTCCGTAAGGACTACGACCAGAAGTACGGACCCCGGGTGTGGCACCGCGACTTCTTCGACGCCGAGATCGTGGCGTGCCCCGACGAATCGGTGGTCGGTAAGTCCTTCGGACAGGTGGGTCTGGACCGCGGCGGCCTGCATCCGGTCGACGCGTTCCTCGACCTGGTGCTCGAGCACGGCGAAAAGCTCCGCTGGCGCACCACGATCTCCAACCACCGGCCCGAATTGCTCAAGAAGCTCGCGCAAAGCGCAGGCGTTCAGATGGGATTCTCGGACGCGGGCGCGCACCTGCGCAACATGGCGTTCTACAACTCGGGCCTGCGCCTGCTGCGCCACGTGCGCGACGCCGAGAAGCAGGGTAGGCCGTTCATGTCGATGGAGCACGCAGTGCACCGGCTCACCGGTGAACTCGGTGCGTGGTACGAGCTCGATGCCGGCACGCTGCGTGAAGGCGACCGCGCCGACATCGTCATCATCAATCCGGACAAGCTCGACGAGTCACTCGAGCGGTACGCCGAGCATCCGGTCGAGTCCTACGGCGGGCTGTCGCGGATGGTGAACCGCAACGACGAGACGGTCACCGCGGTCCTGGTGTCCGGGAAACTCGCCTTCGGCGCGGGCGAGCCCTCGCCTGAGCTGGGTGAGCAGCGCCTCGGTGAATTCCTCCGGGCCGGCGGCTCGGCACGAAAGCTGGCCCACACGGGCTAG
- a CDS encoding SDR family NAD(P)-dependent oxidoreductase: MSGTEAALDGRGLVVSGGSRGIGRAVAELLGSLGAGVVVNGRDEHAVEETVAAITASGGQAAAVVGAADNETVARSLVDECLSAFGRLDTLINCAGIAEPPGSSILTITPDEFDRLISGHLGTAFHTCRVAAPVLAEQGHGAIVNTGSVAYLGDYGGTGYPAGKGAVNGLTMAIAAELKPYGVRANVVCPGARTRLSTGAAYERHIEDLHRRGLLDEMTMRASLDSAPPEFVAPVYAYLAGDLSRDVTGQILVAAGGFVGSFDRQAPRVLGYRDHHQAGPWSVHDVHNMIDGRANDGRASGA; this comes from the coding sequence ATGAGCGGCACCGAGGCTGCGCTGGATGGCCGCGGTCTGGTGGTGTCGGGCGGAAGTCGCGGCATCGGACGAGCGGTCGCTGAGCTGCTGGGCAGCCTGGGCGCCGGTGTGGTCGTCAACGGGCGTGACGAACACGCCGTCGAGGAAACGGTCGCGGCGATCACGGCGTCGGGCGGGCAAGCCGCCGCGGTGGTCGGAGCCGCTGACAACGAGACCGTCGCGCGCTCTCTCGTCGACGAATGCCTCAGCGCGTTCGGACGACTAGACACCCTGATCAATTGCGCCGGCATCGCCGAGCCCCCCGGCTCGTCGATCCTGACAATCACCCCGGACGAGTTCGATCGGCTGATCAGTGGCCACCTCGGCACGGCCTTCCACACCTGCCGGGTGGCCGCCCCGGTGCTGGCCGAGCAGGGGCACGGAGCCATCGTCAACACCGGTTCGGTGGCGTATCTGGGTGACTACGGCGGGACGGGATATCCGGCCGGCAAGGGCGCCGTCAACGGCCTGACGATGGCCATCGCCGCCGAACTGAAGCCCTACGGCGTGCGGGCCAACGTGGTCTGTCCCGGCGCCAGGACGCGGCTGTCGACCGGAGCCGCATACGAGCGACACATTGAAGATCTGCACCGCCGTGGGCTGCTCGACGAGATGACCATGCGGGCATCGCTCGACAGCGCTCCACCCGAGTTCGTCGCACCGGTCTACGCTTATCTCGCCGGCGATTTGTCGCGTGACGTGACGGGCCAGATCCTAGTTGCAGCAGGCGGTTTCGTCGGCAGCTTCGACCGTCAGGCCCCGCGGGTGCTGGGCTACCGTGACCACCATCAGGCCGGGCCGTGGTCGGTGCACGACGTGCACAACATGATCGATGGAAGGGCGAATGACGGGCGCGCCTCCGGCGCCTGA
- a CDS encoding TetR/AcrR family transcriptional regulator, protein MRSHGWAGNTPASDAEAIERILDAADKIIDERGSAMRIADVARALGVTRQTVYRYFPGTQALLVASAMRSADGFLDRMAAHLEGVTDPVVAITEGMAFAVEELAADNQVEFVLSRRHRGAQKVSIISDTALAFGRSMLHRYDVDWEHHGFDEAGLDELNEFSLRVLHSFLTDPGRPPRSGADLRRYLTRWIGPAIAYPQMVRAMDALGAAEPPRPRRRSSKAS, encoded by the coding sequence ATGCGCAGTCACGGTTGGGCAGGAAACACGCCGGCGTCCGATGCCGAGGCGATCGAGCGCATCCTCGACGCCGCCGACAAGATCATCGACGAACGTGGGTCGGCGATGCGGATCGCCGACGTGGCGCGGGCACTGGGGGTGACCCGGCAGACCGTCTACCGATACTTCCCCGGGACGCAGGCCCTGTTGGTGGCGTCCGCGATGCGGTCGGCCGACGGCTTCCTCGATCGCATGGCGGCCCACCTGGAGGGCGTCACCGACCCGGTGGTGGCCATCACCGAGGGAATGGCTTTTGCCGTCGAGGAGCTGGCCGCGGACAACCAGGTCGAGTTCGTGCTCAGCCGGCGCCACCGCGGCGCCCAGAAGGTTTCGATCATCTCCGATACCGCCCTGGCTTTTGGTCGTTCGATGCTCCATCGCTACGACGTCGACTGGGAGCACCACGGTTTCGATGAAGCCGGCCTGGACGAGCTGAACGAATTCTCGCTGCGTGTTCTCCATTCCTTCCTGACCGACCCGGGACGGCCGCCGCGCAGCGGCGCCGATCTCCGGCGCTACCTCACCCGCTGGATCGGGCCGGCGATCGCCTACCCGCAGATGGTCCGGGCCATGGATGCACTGGGTGCCGCGGAGCCACCGCGACCGCGACGGCGCTCGTCGAAAGCCTCCTGA
- a CDS encoding class I SAM-dependent methyltransferase, with product MGEADRHRWDERYAAKGPPLLSSVAPPAVFAGHTDLFPTAGRALDLACGQGTGSVWLASRGLQVVGLDVSPVAISHARELAQRAAVGNRCRFDVVDFDGGLPAGVPVDVILCCKFRAPRLDRAIIERLAPGGLLAIAALSEVGATPGPFRAAAGELPAAFAGLDLLGADEGDGQAWLLARR from the coding sequence ATGGGCGAAGCGGACCGGCATCGCTGGGACGAACGGTACGCGGCGAAGGGGCCGCCACTGCTGAGTTCGGTTGCGCCGCCCGCCGTTTTCGCGGGACACACGGATCTGTTTCCCACCGCCGGCAGGGCCCTCGACCTCGCCTGCGGCCAGGGGACCGGCTCGGTCTGGCTGGCCTCCCGCGGCCTGCAAGTGGTGGGGCTGGACGTCTCCCCGGTGGCGATCAGCCACGCGCGCGAGCTGGCCCAGCGCGCCGCGGTGGGCAACCGCTGTCGCTTCGACGTCGTCGATTTCGACGGCGGTCTGCCGGCGGGGGTCCCGGTCGACGTCATCCTGTGCTGCAAGTTCCGCGCCCCCCGCCTCGACCGGGCGATCATCGAACGGCTTGCGCCGGGCGGGCTGCTGGCGATCGCGGCGCTGAGCGAGGTCGGTGCGACCCCCGGCCCCTTCCGCGCCGCGGCCGGCGAGCTGCCCGCGGCCTTCGCCGGCCTGGACCTGCTCGGCGCCGACGAAGGCGACGGTCAGGCGTGGCTACTGGCCCGGCGCTGA
- a CDS encoding DUF2231 domain-containing protein — translation MNVINGMPAHALLLHFILVLVPLTALLEIVCGLWPAARRGQLMWLTLALAVVTMVLTPITINAGGWLYGLRTNPTPILREHAERGSLMAYFSAALLVAAVVLVVVRMTEGRSDKGRVATRIFVAILVLAVGIASMVQIYRVGDAGAQSVWGTEIARLTKNHPE, via the coding sequence ATGAACGTCATCAACGGCATGCCGGCGCACGCGCTGCTGCTGCATTTCATATTGGTGCTGGTGCCGCTCACCGCCCTGCTGGAAATCGTCTGCGGGTTGTGGCCGGCGGCGCGGCGCGGGCAGCTGATGTGGCTCACGCTGGCGCTGGCCGTGGTCACCATGGTGTTGACGCCCATCACCATCAACGCCGGCGGATGGCTCTACGGCCTGAGAACGAATCCGACCCCGATCCTGCGCGAACACGCCGAGCGGGGCAGCCTGATGGCCTACTTCTCCGCCGCACTGCTGGTGGCCGCCGTCGTGCTGGTCGTCGTGCGCATGACAGAAGGCCGATCCGACAAGGGCCGCGTCGCTACCCGGATATTCGTCGCGATTCTGGTGCTGGCGGTCGGGATCGCGTCGATGGTCCAGATCTACCGCGTGGGCGACGCCGGTGCGCAGTCGGTCTGGGGCACCGAGATCGCGCGCCTGACTAAAAACCACCCGGAATGA
- a CDS encoding TetR/AcrR family transcriptional regulator — protein sequence MDAVVGDRSRFYTGRVSRDASSPVVAGKATGAGAARRSDRRPGQTIRKVLDAGLAELRESSYANLTMRAVATRAGVSTASAYTYFPSKSALVAAVYLRFLRDLPLHTDVNDTTKTRVSATLRDMAVVVADEPELTAACGAALMADDPAVAPLREQIGEEVSKRIGAALGPGWPRAVKSTLQMTFSGALMTARFVSFAEISGQLDEAVNLILGASVA from the coding sequence ATGGATGCTGTTGTTGGCGACAGGTCCCGTTTCTACACTGGACGGGTGTCTAGAGATGCGTCGTCCCCAGTCGTCGCCGGGAAGGCGACGGGTGCCGGCGCTGCCCGGCGGTCGGATCGCCGCCCTGGGCAGACCATTCGCAAGGTCCTCGATGCCGGGCTGGCGGAGCTGCGGGAATCCTCGTACGCGAACCTGACGATGCGCGCGGTGGCGACCCGCGCCGGGGTGTCGACGGCCAGCGCCTACACCTACTTTCCCTCGAAGAGCGCGCTGGTCGCGGCGGTGTACCTGCGCTTCCTGCGCGACCTGCCGCTGCATACCGACGTCAACGACACGACGAAGACCCGGGTCAGCGCCACCCTGCGGGACATGGCGGTCGTGGTCGCCGATGAGCCGGAGCTGACCGCCGCCTGCGGCGCCGCCCTGATGGCCGACGATCCGGCGGTCGCGCCGCTTCGGGAGCAGATCGGCGAAGAAGTGTCCAAACGGATCGGGGCCGCGCTCGGTCCGGGCTGGCCCCGAGCCGTGAAATCCACGCTGCAGATGACCTTTTCCGGCGCGCTGATGACCGCCCGGTTCGTCAGCTTCGCCGAGATCTCCGGACAGCTCGACGAGGCCGTCAACCTCATCCTGGGCGCATCGGTCGCGTGA
- a CDS encoding nitroreductase family deazaflavin-dependent oxidoreductase translates to MNPLQRLARNPTAYRVLVLNGHQIVEGLESVLRFLTGGRLGALDLAGLPNVRITISGRKTGLARSATVQYVPFRDGLLLVGSNWGRVRHPSWSANLKAAQRVTVRRRGHRFVAAVRLLGGEERADAWAQALACWPNYRLAQERAGARRFRLFLLTPAP, encoded by the coding sequence ATGAATCCGCTGCAGCGGCTGGCGCGCAACCCGACGGCCTACCGCGTGCTGGTCCTGAACGGTCACCAAATCGTGGAGGGGCTCGAATCCGTGCTTCGGTTCCTGACCGGTGGACGGCTCGGCGCGTTGGATCTGGCCGGCCTGCCCAACGTGCGGATCACCATCTCGGGTCGCAAGACCGGTCTCGCCCGCAGCGCGACCGTGCAGTACGTACCCTTTCGCGACGGCCTGCTGTTGGTCGGATCAAACTGGGGGCGCGTGCGCCACCCGTCCTGGTCGGCGAATCTGAAAGCGGCGCAACGGGTCACCGTGCGCCGTCGGGGCCACCGGTTCGTGGCGGCGGTGCGACTGCTCGGCGGCGAGGAGCGCGCCGATGCGTGGGCCCAGGCGCTGGCGTGCTGGCCGAATTATCGCCTCGCCCAGGAACGCGCCGGCGCGCGCCGGTTCCGGCTGTTTCTGCTCACGCCCGCCCCCTGA